The Solanum pennellii chromosome 7, SPENNV200 DNA segment tattattattgttattattattattattattattattattgttattgttattattattgttattgttattgttattgttattgttattgttattattattgttattattattattttttttattttttttgttttgcaaCTAACAATTTATTAATTACCATTGAAAAAAACATTACAATTCAAGCAGTTAACACAACATGATTTGtcctcaaaaagaaaaaaatctccGAACTACCTTCTACATTACTGACTATTGCTCAAAATTTCCATTGTCTAACAACATTTTTAATACTAGGAGAAGCTCTAGCAATAGTTACATAGGCTATCTCTTTAGCTGTATTTTCCTCCATTTTGCTCTTGTGCTCAAtgattttgttgtttctctCAATCCACACCCCATAGACACCTTCAGCCAGTACAATCGTGAAAATTTGTGTTGTTGTACTCTTTTCTTTCCCATGTTGAGTACTCCATTGCAGAAACTGTCCCCATGTCATTGGAAAAGCACTTTGTTGATCTATCCATCCTAGCAGTCTCTCCCAAAGCTTCCTGGCATATTGACATTGTAAAAACAAATGCTCTATACTCTCTTCTGTATTCATGCATAAAACACTGTTCTTATCTACTGCAACACCCCATTGAACTAGTCTATCAACTGTTACTAGCTTTTGGTTCAAGATAATCCACATTGTGAAGTAAGCTTTAGGCCTTGCTGCATTGTTAAACATGAGACAATTCCATGCAGGCCTTTGTTGCTCCCCTTTCATGTGCCAGTATATTTGCCTGATCATCCCTTTTCCCTTACCTTGTACTTGCTGAACTTGATCAATTGTATGCTTTGCACTCATTATTTTCCTTATCATCCAGCTTGCATGATTTCTCACCCGCCAGATGTTCTGCCTCTTTATATAATATGCATGTATCCATTTGATCCATAACTTGTCTTCTTTATTTGCTAAGTCCCAACACAATTTAGCTACTGCAGCTCTATACCAAACTTTCATATTAATCAATCCCATACCACATGCATATTTAGGACAACAAACTTTCTCCCATACTATTAAAGCCTTTTTAGTAACATAACCAACCCCTGACCACTAATAACTTCTACAGAGTCCTTCAatcaatttaattatctttgCAGGAAAAACGAAAAGTTGTGCCCAGTAAGACTTCACTCCAAACAATACAATCTTTACTAGTTGTGTTCTTCATGCATAAGACAATTTTTTTGCTGTTCATGAGTTGATTCTTTCCATGATTTTATAAATGAGAGGGTACCACTGAAGTATTGACAGCTTCTTTGATGAAATAGGCACCCCCAAGTATTTAAAAGGTAGGGTAGCTCTTCCATTTTATAGCCAAGTTGCTGTACAATTTGCTGCCTCACCACCACCTGAACTCCACCACAGTATATTGAACTTTTATTAAGGTTTGCCTGCAATCCAGAAGCTTGAGAGAACTCTAAAAAACATCCTTGAAGGGCCTTGATGGAATTAAGATCACCTCTAGAGAATAGTAACAAATCATCTGCAAAACATAAGTGTGTGATATCCAGTTTAGAACATTTAGGATGATACTTAAATGTTTTCTCTTCTTTAAGTCCCTTGAGGAGTCTACTACGATATTCCATagctatagcaaacaaaaaaaaagagacattGGATCTCCTTGTCTGAGTCCTTTAGCTGCATCAAATCTTTGAGTAGTCTGTCCATTAACCACAATAGTATAATTCACTGTCTTTACACAATGCATTACCCACTGAATAAACATATCAGGGAAACCCAAGCCAACCATCACTTGCTCTAAGAATGCCAATTCAACTGAATCATAAGCTTTCTACAGATCAATCTTAAGCATACTTCTAGGGGAAATATTCTTTCTAGTATAAGCCTTGACCAATTCATGAGCCAACAGAATGTTATTTGAAATTTTCCTCCCTGGAATGAATCCAACTTGACTATCACAAATAACAGTATGAATAATATCATGCATTCTATTTGTTATCACCTTTGAAATGATTTTATACAACACAGTACAACAAGCAATTAGCCTATACTGCTTCACATTTTTGGGACTTTGTACTTTTGGAATTAGAGAAACTAGTGTGCAGTTGAAAGGCTTAAACATCTTCCCTGTTGTGAAGAAACTCTGGACTGACTCAATGATATCATTTTTGATGATCTTCCAAGTTTACTTAAAGAAAAAAGCATTATAACCATCTATACCTGGAGCTTTATCATTCCCAATAGATTGTAATCCTGCAAAGATCTCCTCTTCTGTTATGTCAGCACATAGTTTTATCCTTTGCTGCTTTGACAATATAGGCCCTCTTTTCATCACCTGAGCATTTATAGCTGGAAGATTACCTGCTGAAGTTCCCATAAGACTTTtgtaaaataaaacaaactcaTCTTGAATCTCTTGAGGTTCATACAACATTCTTCCATCTATAGATAAGATATTTCTAATATGCTTCTTTTGAGTTCTCTCCTTTATAACTGAactaaaatatttgttatttgcATCCCCTAGCTGTATCCATTTTGCCCTTGCTTTTTTCCTTAGAGCACTTTCCTCTATCATTGACCACTTTTCCAGCTTTATCAATAActctttttcttattaactCATCATTTGTCTGGCTGTATAACTGATCTTGAATCCCTGTAAGTTCCATTCTAGCCTTCTCAATCTGTTGGCctataaattgaatttttatcaTTACACAATTGTCATAATTCTATTTCCAAACATTCTCCACCAATTCCAAGAAGGAAGCATGTTCAACCCAAACATTGAAGAACTTAAAACTCACTTTCACATGATGTTGAGTTCTTTGTAATAACAATTGCATAGGGCTATAGTCAGAGACACCTGGATTCCCATACTCCATAATAGCATGACCCCATTTATCCATCCATGCATCATTCCCAAAGGCTCTGTCAATCCTACTTGAAATTCTATCATTACCAGTCTGTTTATTATTCCAAGTATAGTAATTACCCTTCCATTGCAATTCATTGATGCCCATGTCTTTTACACACTCTGCAAAATCCCTTATTTCATTCAAAGTAACATGCGCTCCAGCTAATCTATCTTTAGGTGACATAAGAGCATTAAAATCCCCTACAATGAGCCATGGTTGAGATATACTTTGTGTTAGCAAGTTCAGGTCTGTCCATAAACTTTTCCTCTGCTCTATAGTATTAAAACCATATACCACAGTAAGATCAAATTGGTGTCCTTTACTTCTTTCAGTTATATGACAATGAAGCATCTGAGCTGAGCTATTGATTAACTTGGTTTCATACCAATTATCATCCCAGATTATCCAAATCCTACCATTAGAAGCATCCCTATAATTGTGCATTATCCCCCATCCTGGAGCAATTCCTTTGATTGTAGCTTTCATGTTACTCTCTTTAACTCTTGTTTCAATTAACCTTGCCAAAGTAATCTTATTATTCTGTAAAAACAACGTTATCTCCTTCTGTTTATACCTTTTATTCATGCCCCTCACATTCTAGAAACTCCACTTCAATAACAAGTTTTTGAAGCTCCACCTCTATCAAAAGGCAGTGAAGCAAGCTTGCTATGCATGAGACTCTCAAAACCATTTCTAGTTGGTATAGCTGACAATATAGGGAAGTTGGACAAACTAAAATCCAGTTGCTTACCTCCAGCTTCTGgtgtttgtttattttgttcatGTTCTTTTTCTTGCTCTATCTCTTGTTTCTCCTCCTGTGCAATAGTATTATTATCCTCTGCTATTTGTTCTGGCACCTTTTCTTGCTCAGCTTTCTCCCCCTGCTGTTGGATTGGACCTTTGTATTGCCAAGTTTGTGTAACTTTTTTCCATGGTCTTCTCTTCTTTGGTAGTTCCTccatttttgatgaaatagGTTGACACCGATGTCCAATATTCTGacatttatcacaatattgAGGTCTCTACATAAAGGTTCTTCCATTTGGATCCATAACTGTTATCTGTTGAGGTATAGTCCTAGTGACATTGACTTCAATGAGCATTCTAGCATGGGAAATTCTTGTTTGCTTTGTTGTACATTCATCAGCAAATAAAGGAACTCCAATAGCACTAGCAATTCTACTCAAAGATCCTACTCCCCAACAGTTAAGTGGTAACTTTGGAAAGTTAACCTATAGTGGAATTTCAGCTAAGAACTCActtccaaaataaaaattaggacGCCATTGTTTCAGAATAATAGGTCGATTACTAATAGTATATGGTCCAGAGTACAGTATTTCATTCATGTCACTAAGCTTCTGAAATTTGATTATGTAGTACCCTTCTTCATGAAGGTATACATCAGGTTTATCCACTTTTGACCAGTTCAACTTTATGTACCTATTCATGGTGTTATACCCAGGACATTCTCCAATCACATATGCAATGAGTGCACATTTCCATTTATCTTCTTCATCCTATACCTCTTTACCTTCCAGCTACACCATTGCTTGCTCATTCACTATTTGTGGAGGAAAATAGGACAAATGCATTCCATTGTTAGCTGCACGATTATTCTTAAACATATTAACCCAGGGTTCCTTATAATCCTTACTCTTTTCCTTTCCATTACTCCCATTACTACCTGCatcttcaatattttcatctaACTTCCTAGTTACTGTTCCATTGCCTTCAACCTTGTTCTCAACATCTAAGTTTTCTAGATCTGAGTTCTCATGAACTTCTTCATTCTCTGATATAGAATTTAAGCTCAATCTCCTAGACACTTTAGAGTTCACTGATACCCCTTTCTCAAAACTTTCCTTCACATTTTGAGCTTGTTCTTGACCTCTTACCTCTATTACTTCCACTCGAGTTCCTACTGAGCTACCAACTGTCATTATGGAGTTTTCCGACCTCTTCCCCATCCTCTTCCTCTTCCCCTCGCCATTTTCACCTTCAATGCGCACGTTAGCTACCATGCGCCGAGAGCATTTGGAgagaagaagattttttaattattattattattattattattattatttttattatttttattattattataataataatactaataataattattattatcattattattattattattattattagggataatgcacaagtaccccttcaacctatgcccgaaatctcagagacacacttatactatactaaggtcctattacccccctgaacttatttataCGTAATTGtataccccttttcggcctatgtggcactagcttgaagaaaaaagtcaaccatcattgggcccacaagatagtgccacgtaggctgaaaagaggtagaaaattattactaaaacaagttcagggaggtaataggaccttagtataatataagtgtgtctttgagatttcgggcataggttgagggggtacttatgcattatcccttattattatcattattattattattactatttttattattattattattattattattattattactattactattactattactattactattattattattattattattattattattattgttatttttgatattatttttgttattatattattattattactaatattattattattattattattattattattatcatcatcattattattattattactattactattattgttattgttgttattattattattattattattattattgttattattattttttattattattattgttattatttttgttattattattattattcttattcttattcttattattattattattgttattattattattattattgttattattattattattattgttgttattattattaatattattattattattattgttattcttattcttattcttattattattattattattgttattattattattattgttattattattattattattgttattattattattattattgttgttgttgttgttattattattaatattattattattattattattttattattattattattattattataataataataattattattattatttctattattattattattattattataattattattattattattattattattattaNNNNNNNNNNNNNNNNNNNNNNNNNNNNNNNNNNNNNNNNNNNNNNNNNNNNNNNNNNNNNNNNNNNNNNNNNNNNNNNNNNNNNNNNNNNNNNNNNNNNNNNNNNNNNNNNNNNNNNNNNNNNNNNNNNNNNNNNNNNNNNNNNNNNNNNNNNNNNNNNNNNNNNNNNNNNNNNNNNNNNNNNNNNNNNNNNNNNNNNNNNNNNNNNNNNNNNNNNNNNNNNNNNNNNNNNNNNNNNNNNNNNNNNNNNNNNNNNNNNNNNNNNNNNNNNNNNNNNNNNNNNNNNNNNNNNNNNNNNNNNNNNNNNNNNNNNNNNNNNNNNNNNNNNNNNNNNNNNNNNNNNNNNNNNNNNNNNNNNNNNNNNNNNNNNNNNNNNNNNNNNNNNNNNNNNNNNNNNNNNNNNNNNNNNNNNNNNNNNNNNNNNNNNNNNNNNNNNNNNNNNNNNNNNNNNNNNNNNNNNNNNNNNNNNNNNNNNNNNNNNNNNNNNNNNNNNNNNNNNNNNNNNNNNNNNNNNNNNNNNNNNNNNNNNNNNNNNNNNNNNNNNNNNNNNNNNNNNNNNNNNNNNNNNNNNNNNNNNNNNNNNNNNNNNNNNNNNNNNNNNNNNNNNNNNNNNNNNNNNNNNNNNNNNNNNNNNNNNNNNNNNNNNNNNNNNNNNNNNNNNNNNNNNNNNNNNNNNNNNNNNNNNNNNNNNNNNNNNNNNNNNNNNNNNNNNNNNNNNNNNNNNNNNNNNNNNNNNNNNNNNNNNNNNNNNNNNNNNNNNNNNNNNNNNNNNNNNNNNNNNNNNNNNNNNNNNNNNNNNNNNNNNNNNNNNNNNNNNNNNNNNNNNNNNNNNNNNNNNNNNNNNNNNNNNNNNNNNNNNNNNNNNNNNNNNNNNNNNNNNNNNNNNNNNNNNNNNNNNNNNNNNNNNNNNNNNNNNNNNNNNNNNNNNNNNNNNNNNNNNNNNNNNNNNNNNNNNNNNNNNNNNNNNNNNNNNNNNNNNNNNNNNNNNNNNNNNNNNNNNNNNNNNNNNNNNNNNNNNNNNNNNNNNNNNNNNNNNNNNNNNNNNNNNNNNNNNNNNNNNNNNNNNNNNNNNNNNNNNNNNNNNNNNNNNNNNNNNNNNNNNNNNNNNNNNNNNNNNNNNNNNNNNNNNNNNNNNNNNNNNNNNNNNNNNNNNNNNNNNNNNNNNNNNNNNNN contains these protein-coding regions:
- the LOC107024782 gene encoding uncharacterized protein LOC107024782; translated protein: MSAKHTIDQVQQVQGKGKGMIRQIYWHMKGEQQRPAWNCLMFNNAARPKAYFTMWIILNQKLVTVDRLVQWGVAVDKNSVLCMNTEESIEHLFLQCQYARKLWERLLGWIDQQSAFPMTWGQFLQWSTQHGKEKSTTTQIFTIVLAEGVYGVWIERNNKIIEHKSKMEENTAKEIAYVTIARASPSIKNVVRQWKF